Genomic DNA from Bacteroides zhangwenhongii:
ACAATAATAAAATACTATATATCAACTATTTATATTCAATTTATTAGTTCTTTTTTTCTCTTTTTCCACAACTGATAACTATTGATGATGTTCTGCCACAAAACATACGATCCCGGCGCAACAGCAGACAATGGATTCAGATAAGTATGGGCCATCCAGATAGCAAGAATCGTATTTTTCTGCCCTAATGCCTGTCCGCCACTGATGCGGTCATTATAAATAGAACCAATGGTCTTTCCCAAAAAGAACTGTAAACAACAAGCTGCCAATGCTCCAACAGCAATCATAATTTCAGTAAATCCATCCGCAGGATCATTCAACAACGAATACAGCGTCTGTGCCGTCACGATAGCCAGCGAAACTGCCCACAAGTAGAAAGCAAGTTCATGATAACTCAATAATTTCCGATGTATTTTCGGCAAACATTTGCTCAATAACCATGCAGCCAGAAACGGACAAATCAGCAGAGGAAATACTTTGCTTAAAATAACGAAGAACGCTTCCAAAAAACTAACGTCAGGATGAACCTCCACTAATGGAAAAAGAATAGGCACCGCAATGGCAGCTCCGATATTAGCAAGTAGCGTATAAGTGGTCAGACTTGCCGCACTCCCA
This window encodes:
- a CDS encoding transporter, whose protein sequence is MIAFFLKSPLLCAPKLKCTTMLKFLKNWTLPIAMLVGAVGYPLFICLSFLTPYLIFTMLLLTFCKVSPRDLKLRPLHVWLLLIQIIGALAAYLLLFRFDKIVAEGVMVCIICPTATAAAVITSKLGGSAASLTTYTLLANIGAAIAVPILFPLVEVHPDVSFLEAFFVILSKVFPLLICPFLAAWLLSKCLPKIHRKLLSYHELAFYLWAVSLAIVTAQTLYSLLNDPADGFTEIMIAVGALAACCLQFFLGKTIGSIYNDRISGGQALGQKNTILAIWMAHTYLNPLSAVAPGSYVLWQNIINSYQLWKKRKKELIN